One window from the genome of Elaeis guineensis isolate ETL-2024a chromosome 5, EG11, whole genome shotgun sequence encodes:
- the LOC140858026 gene encoding uncharacterized protein, with amino-acid sequence MTMLEYANKFNELGRFCPQLMEFERSKANRFEQGLKYEIRSRLFFHILNNYKDVLERALKVESELKKTDLERGDRKRARSAENLKDQQKNFKNNNSDKKKESIFCSYCEKNHNGSCLKRIGACFLCGEKGYMARDCPNKKKDDSRPNKPVDQKQKENARVFALNQQEANASDQVVTGTILVNSIHAHTVVGSCIMAAAVVRGHILI; translated from the coding sequence tgacaatgttagaatatgctaacaaatttaatgagctaggccgcttctgcccccagcttatggagttcgaaaggagtaaagctaacagattcgAACAAGGTCTAAAATATGAAATTCGGTCCCGTCtgttttttcatattttaaataactacaaggacgtactggagcgagctttgaaagtggagtctgaattgaaaaaaacagatctagaaagaggagataGGAAGAGAGCAAGATCAGCAGAAAATCTAAAGGAtcagcaaaaaaattttaaaaataataactctgataagaagaaagaatctatATTCTGCTCCTATTGTGAAAAAAATCATAATGGATCTTGTCTCAAGAGGataggagcatgcttcttatgtggcGAGAAAGGATatatggctcgtgattgcccaaataagaaaaaagatgactcTAGACCTAACAAACCAGTCGATCAAAAACAGAAAGAGAATGCACGAGTGTTTGCTTTAAACCAACAGGAGGCCAACGCAAgtgatcaagtggtgacaggtactATCCTAGTCAATTCTATTCATGCTC